From a single Pseudorasbora parva isolate DD20220531a chromosome 17, ASM2467924v1, whole genome shotgun sequence genomic region:
- the LOC137044745 gene encoding trace amine-associated receptor 6-like, with product SNNGVTNMDNQSIQYCFPNNNLSCSRSIRPEVEYIIVYIFVAVTSVFTVFLNLLVIISITHFKQLHTPTNVLILSLAVADLISGLILMPVQGMKLIEPCWYFGEIFCSIFPLILYVVVVASLGNMIIISVDRYIAVNDPLRYPMKVNNSRAIVSIVVNWLFSFLYSFYLLYEFLLYPERNHTCIGECILVVTLENLLIDAFVCLVAPCCVIIPLYVKICFVAKRQAKHLNSVTEKKAKSEKKAARTLGIVVLVYLIFWTPYYIVTLSFGHDENDILIINIMYWMLCMNSCMNPLIYAMFYQWFRVSAKYILTLKICEPSSAYINLFPEA from the coding sequence TCCAACAACGGAGTGACAAACATggacaatcaatcaatccaatACTGCTTTCCAAACAACAATTTGTCTTGTAGCAGAAGTATCCGACCTGAAGTGGAGTACATTATTGTCTACATTTTTGTTGCTGTAACATCAGTGTTCACCGTGTTTCTGAACCTGTTGGTGATCATCTCCATCACGCACTTCAAGCAGCTCCACACTCCCACCAATGTGCTGATCCTCTCTCTGGCAGTGGCTGATCTGATCTCAGGACTGATTCTCATGCCAGTGCAGGGAATGAAACTGATTGAGCCATGCTGGTACTTTGGAGAAATATTTTGCTCAATATTTCCTCTTATTCTTTATGTAGTTGTTGTGGCATCTCTTGgtaatatgattattatatctgTGGATCGATACATTGCTGTGAATGACCCTCTGCGATATCCAATGAAAGTCAATAACAGCAGAGCTATTGTTTCTATTGTTGTAAACTGGTTATTCTCCTTCCTCTATTCGTTTTATCTTTTGTATGAATTTTTATTGTATCCAGAGAGGAACCACACATGTATTGGAGAATGCATACTTGTTGTAACACTGGAAAATCTACTAATAGAtgcttttgtttgtttagttgcACCTTGTTGTGTAATTATTCCTTTATATGTGAAAATCTGCTTTGTAGCAAAACGGCAAGCTAAGCATTTAAATTCAGTCACAGAAAAAAAGGccaaatcagaaaaaaaggCTGCAAGAACCTTAGGGATTGTAGTACTGGTTTATCTTATTTTCTGGACGCCATACTACATAGTTACTCTTTCTTTTGGACATGACGAAAATGATATTCTTATAATTAACATCATGTACTGGATGTTATGCATGAATTCCTGTATGAATCCACTTATATATGCAATGTTTTATCAATGGTTTAGAGTGTcagcaaaatacattttgacacTGAAAATATGTGAACCTTCATCAGCATACATAAATCTGTTCCCAGAAGCATGA